From the Williamwhitmania sp. genome, one window contains:
- a CDS encoding CBS domain-containing protein, translated as MLAKDLISDVIPALRTSDTGTKALGWMDIFKVAHLPIVNNEDFLGVIGESDIYDTNMPDEPLGNHPLSLQRPYVLEDQHVFEIMDVMSRLQLSLIPVLNLKKQYIGVISLPDLLHYFAELSALKNPGGIVVLELNENDYSLAHIAQIVEGNGAKILSSYITAHKDSTKIELTLKLNVVDLTSIIQTFTRYEYTIIGAHMRVDEMDDLMEERFDLLMRYLNV; from the coding sequence ATGCTGGCCAAGGATTTAATCTCCGATGTTATTCCTGCCCTGAGAACTTCTGATACAGGTACAAAGGCTTTGGGATGGATGGACATTTTTAAGGTTGCCCATCTTCCCATTGTAAATAATGAGGATTTTCTTGGGGTAATCGGTGAAAGCGATATTTACGACACCAATATGCCGGATGAGCCACTAGGCAATCATCCACTTTCTCTACAACGACCATATGTGTTGGAGGATCAGCATGTGTTCGAGATTATGGATGTAATGTCGAGGCTGCAACTTTCACTAATACCCGTGTTAAATCTAAAGAAGCAGTACATAGGGGTGATCTCTCTACCTGACCTCCTGCACTATTTTGCAGAGTTGTCAGCACTAAAAAACCCTGGTGGAATTGTGGTTCTAGAACTCAATGAAAATGATTATTCGTTGGCGCACATTGCCCAGATTGTTGAGGGTAACGGAGCAAAAATATTATCGAGCTACATTACTGCTCACAAAGATTCTACGAAGATAGAGTTAACGCTTAAGCTTAATGTGGTGGATCTTACATCTATAATTCAAACTTTTACCCGATACGAATATACAATTATTGGTGCCCACATGCGGGTTGATGAGATGGACGACTTGATGGAGGAGAGATTTGACTTACTAATGAGGTATTTAAATGTTTAA
- a CDS encoding NAD kinase — MKVALYGRYFPKSHLSCLKVLFERFAKNGVQVKVYEAFYQLLKNDFGFEPKGVLVFNSPSELDMDTACVFSLGGDGTFLETVALVRDSGIPIAGINAGRLGFLTSISCEFIDEVIDTLLGNTISVENRSLIMVEGLPAPLSDFPFALNEVSIQKHGSSMVSVNVYHNEGLINTYWSDGLLVATPTGSTAYSLSVGGPIITPDSASFVISPIAPHNLTVRPLVVPDSYKLRLEPTSRDETVICAIDNRSMPIASGSQIFISKAPFTVKLLMLGETDFFKRLRTKLMWGVDNRSLTGRNN, encoded by the coding sequence ATGAAGGTAGCTCTTTACGGACGTTATTTCCCTAAATCACACTTGAGTTGTCTTAAGGTGCTGTTCGAACGATTTGCTAAGAATGGTGTTCAGGTAAAGGTGTATGAGGCGTTTTACCAGCTGCTGAAAAACGATTTTGGCTTTGAACCTAAAGGCGTTTTGGTCTTTAATTCTCCATCGGAACTTGATATGGATACTGCCTGTGTGTTTAGCCTAGGTGGGGACGGTACCTTTTTGGAAACAGTGGCACTAGTGCGCGATTCCGGAATCCCCATTGCAGGGATAAATGCAGGTAGGCTTGGCTTTCTGACTTCCATTTCGTGTGAGTTTATTGATGAGGTGATCGATACGCTTCTTGGCAACACCATTAGTGTGGAGAACCGATCACTAATAATGGTTGAAGGTCTGCCTGCTCCGCTGTCGGATTTTCCTTTTGCCCTGAATGAGGTGAGTATACAAAAGCATGGCTCCTCTATGGTATCGGTAAATGTTTATCATAACGAGGGATTAATAAATACATACTGGTCCGATGGCTTGTTGGTGGCGACACCTACTGGGTCAACCGCTTATTCCTTGAGTGTAGGAGGCCCGATTATTACACCTGATTCTGCTAGTTTCGTAATATCACCAATTGCGCCGCACAATCTAACAGTGAGGCCACTCGTGGTTCCCGACAGCTATAAGTTACGGCTTGAACCTACATCGCGCGATGAAACAGTTATTTGCGCCATCGATAACCGGTCAATGCCCATTGCTTCTGGCAGTCAAATTTTTATTTCGAAAGCACCGTTTACCGTAAAGTTGCTCATGCTCGGAGAAACGGATTTTTTTAAACGGTTACGCACAAAACTGATGTGGGGTGTAGATAACCGAAGTTTGACCGGACGAAACAATTAG
- a CDS encoding outer membrane beta-barrel protein has translation MKLTKYLFLVLAFVSVQTNLAAQSWSYSHYEIVTGLSIYHGFDDIGGSSSSNNLGGLRDFSFTNLRPGLTIGLRYKVNDRFYVKGMIASGIMYSNDKGSRNETRGYKVNIFATDIGFTAEYYFVKPAQNRYFSIMAVRGGVRPYGNPYGFYVYAGFGGAMFSPSGNAALEASPNFNGSSSFAAIFPIGVGVKVNLMPRVSFNGEFGTRFTTTDRMDGFASPYSKSNDIYYVVTFGVSYQLVQKMKFRRN, from the coding sequence ATGAAACTGACTAAATATCTATTTTTAGTGTTGGCTTTTGTGAGTGTTCAGACTAATCTGGCCGCTCAATCGTGGAGTTATAGTCACTATGAAATTGTTACAGGACTTTCTATTTATCACGGTTTTGATGATATTGGTGGATCGTCATCCTCGAATAATTTGGGCGGCCTTCGCGATTTTTCTTTTACCAACTTGCGACCCGGTTTAACTATTGGTTTGAGGTATAAAGTGAACGATCGGTTTTATGTTAAAGGGATGATCGCTTCTGGTATTATGTACAGTAACGATAAGGGTTCTAGAAACGAAACACGAGGTTATAAGGTAAATATTTTTGCCACGGATATAGGCTTTACTGCTGAATACTATTTTGTAAAGCCTGCTCAAAATAGGTATTTTTCAATTATGGCGGTAAGAGGAGGCGTGAGGCCATATGGCAATCCTTATGGGTTTTATGTGTATGCAGGTTTTGGTGGTGCAATGTTTTCTCCGAGTGGCAATGCGGCGCTAGAAGCTAGCCCAAATTTTAACGGTTCATCTTCATTTGCTGCAATTTTCCCAATAGGAGTGGGTGTTAAGGTGAATTTAATGCCAAGAGTTTCATTTAATGGTGAGTTTGGAACACGGTTTACTACAACCGATCGTATGGACGGTTTTGCGTCCCCCTACTCAAAATCCAACGATATATACTATGTTGTCACTTTTGGCGTTTCATATCAGTTGGTACAAAAGATGAAGTTCCGAAGGAACTGA